In the genome of Dyadobacter fermentans DSM 18053, the window AGAACCCACCGGATTCCCGAGTTTAAGGAGGTGCTGGCGCTGTGCAAGGGGAAAATTAACATTTACCTCGATTTCAAAGACGCCGATGTGGAAGAGACCTGGAAGCAAATCAAAGCGGCGGGAATGGAGCATCAAATCGTCATTTATATCAATAGCGAGGAGCAATATCATAAATGGAGGGAAGTTGCACCGCGTGTGCCGCTGATGGCAAGCCTGCCCAAGGAGGTTACCAATGAGGAGCAGTTGCGGAGTTTTATCAGCCGGATTTATGTGGATGTGCTGGATAATGTTACGACTCCTGAATTGGTGGAGGCCGCCCGCATCAAAAACGTATTCGTTTGGCTCGATGTACAAAATCCTGCCGAAGGTCCTGCATCATGGAACGAGGCATTGCGCAAAGGCGTGCATGGTCTGCAAACGGATAAGCCGGCTGACTTGGTTGCTTACATGCGTGATCATTTGTGAGCTTGCGTGACATTAGTAAGAGCAAAAACCGGGCAATCCGCATCGTGAGCGCCAGGCAAATAGCCTGTACTCATCAAAAACTCATTCACGATTTCTCCGCCGGTAAACTTAAAGGTCTTCTTAAAAAGCTTGATCCATTGTTCCTTGGTCAAAGGGTGATGCGCGTCGATCCAGCCTTTGAATGAGCCGTATTCCTGTTTCAATTCCAGAATTTTCTGCGCATTCACGATGGCTGCATTCACTTTCAGCCGGTTACGCACAATGCCCGGGTCGGCCAGCAGGCGTTCGCGGTCGGATTCGCCGTATGCGGCTACTTTTTCAATGGAGAAATTGTCGTAGGCCGACCGGAAACTGTACTGCTTCCGGAGCATTAATGTCCAGCTTAGTCCGGCCTGGTTGATTTCCAGCAACAGTCTCCCGAAAAGCTCGTCGTCGTCGTCGATCGGGAAGCCGTATTGGTGGTCGTGGTAATGTTTGTGGAGCAGGTAATCAGCCTGCTCCGACGGGTTGTTGTTGACGTAAGTGCAATATGACATCGCGTGATGAAGAAGTAGTATGTTAGTTTGGCTATTTCACAATACCGATCTGAACCTCGGTAATGTTGCGCTCCGGGTTTTCGAAATCCATATTCAGGTAAATTTCCCGGTTCTGGCCTGATGGCACGAGCTTTCGGGACATGATCTCGCCAAACAGCGAGCCATAAGTATTCGAGAGTCCATCCCAATTTCCATAAAGGTCCTCGCTGACGCATTCGAATGCTTCGAGCTGCTTCAACTGGTAGGGCGAATTGATCGTGTGTGTGGGTGGCGTAACGGGTAATGCAATGGTTAATGTAAAAACCGTATCCGCCTGGCCGTCCGCACCCTGGTAAATCCAATACACCGGGCCCGTGATTTCGAGGTCGTTTCGAACGGCATCCCGATACAATCTGCGGGCTTCTACACGTACATATTGAAGGATTTCCTTTAACGAAGTCCGCGTTTCAAAGCACAAAACGTGGATCGGCTGAATGGTTTTCGTTTGCATGGCTAACAGATGTTTCTACAAAGTTGGAAGCCCCGAATGACAACCCTATGTCAGCAGCATTTAATTTTTTTCGC includes:
- a CDS encoding glycerophosphodiester phosphodiesterase family protein, translated to MKLLNKNLWIVVSLTFPAFAQAQLHNHPDLPKSKHETVVIAHRGNHVNVPENTLASTREAINCGADYVEVDLRTTKDGHLIALHDAKVDRTTNGAGKVADMSWAEVAELQVFNRNKRTHRIPEFKEVLALCKGKINIYLDFKDADVEETWKQIKAAGMEHQIVIYINSEEQYHKWREVAPRVPLMASLPKEVTNEEQLRSFISRIYVDVLDNVTTPELVEAARIKNVFVWLDVQNPAEGPASWNEALRKGVHGLQTDKPADLVAYMRDHL
- a CDS encoding DNA-3-methyladenine glycosylase I; the encoded protein is MSYCTYVNNNPSEQADYLLHKHYHDHQYGFPIDDDDELFGRLLLEINQAGLSWTLMLRKQYSFRSAYDNFSIEKVAAYGESDRERLLADPGIVRNRLKVNAAIVNAQKILELKQEYGSFKGWIDAHHPLTKEQWIKLFKKTFKFTGGEIVNEFLMSTGYLPGAHDADCPVFALTNVTQAHK
- a CDS encoding GyrI-like domain-containing protein, which produces MQTKTIQPIHVLCFETRTSLKEILQYVRVEARRLYRDAVRNDLEITGPVYWIYQGADGQADTVFTLTIALPVTPPTHTINSPYQLKQLEAFECVSEDLYGNWDGLSNTYGSLFGEIMSRKLVPSGQNREIYLNMDFENPERNITEVQIGIVK